The sequence GATTTTTCTTCATTCCAAATTTCTCAGGTCTACAGAGGTCTTTTCCCGCTGAAAATCACCTCCGTAatatatcttgactctttgcccgttaACCTTGAACGTGCGGGTCCCTTCTTCATTGATCAGTTCGATCGCGCCATGCAGGAGTACTTATTTGATTATAAAGGGTCTGGACcagcgtgactttaatttttcgGGAAAGAGCCATACCCGCgaattgaaaagtaagaccttttgtccgacATGGAGATTCTTCCCGCATagttgtttgtcatgccaacgttttgctCGTTCTTTGTTTCCCCATTCATCCAGCTTACGTTCTCCATTCATCCAGCTCGACCAATTGGAGTTTCATTGCTTCCCTCATTGCTTTTAAGTCGAAGTTAAGCTTTTTCACTGGCCACAGTGCTTTGTGCTCCAGCTCaagtggtaaatgacatgccttaccaaacaccaacgcatacggagacatgcctataggtgtgtTATAGGTGGTTCTATATGCCCACAGTGCATCGTCcaactttgttgcccaatcttttcgtgaaggctttaccaccttttccaatatcagcttgatttcccgattggacacttcagcttgaccatttgtcTGTGGATGGTACGCGATGGCCAccttatggaggatattatatttgagcaaCAAGTTGTTGACTATGtgttgacaaagtgggagccttcatcacttattatagcatgtggagtgccaaaacgagtgaaaatatttttcttcaggaacttgGAGACTACCGCCTCGCTTGTGGTGCATGCTACCACTTCTACCTATTTGGAAACGTAGTCGACGGCTAACAGAatatatttgtgaccattcgatGGTGGAAATGGCCCCATGAAGTCAATGCCCCTGACCTTGAACAGTTccagttctaaaatgatgttcatgggcatcgtatgtttccatgaaatataACCCGTGCGTTAGCACCGGTCACTTTTCATCGCgtagtctcttgcatccttaaataatgttggccaaTAATATTCTTTTTGTAATACTTTCACTGCTATGCGttggcctccaaagtgccctccatatggcgaatcatgacattgtgataatatgcatTGGTGAGTAGCATCTAGTACGCACAACCGCAAAATCTGGTGTGACCCCATCTTATACAggtttggctcatcccaataatatgtCCTGCATTCATGTCTGAGCCGCCTCTTTTGATGGTCGATATAATCTTTGGGAAATTtctcgcaaaccagataatttaccacGTTTGCGTACCATGgcaatttttcaatttgaaatagcTGCTCGTCTGGGAACGTTGCACTCACCTCTGACTGTTTGCGGTCaacttctggattttctaataTGGATAAATGGTCTATAACTTGGTTCTCcatccccttgcgatcaatgatttccatatcgaattcctgaaggaggagaacccatctaatcaatctctgcttcgcatctttctttgtcatcaaacaCTTTATCAccgagtggtcagtgtgaatgagtacttTAGTTCCCATCAAATAAGCtatgaatttctccaacgcaaatatcaccgcaagaaattctttttctgtggtggtgtaatttGTTAAGTAGGATTCaaggttttactcgcatatgcgatgggatttagcattgttttcttcttctatgttagtactgctcccatcgcataaccaCTTGTATCGCACATTAATTTAAAGGGTTGGGTTCAGTTTAGTGAGATCAACACTAGTGCGGTCGTTAATgcgttcttcaaaatcatgaatgcgttgaggcattggtcatcaaagtcaaactttctatCCGCCTCCATtaatgcactcagtggtcgtgcaatctttgaaaagtctttgacaaaacgTCTATAAAATCCAGCATGTCCCAAGAAGCTCCCGACAGCCTTTACACTCactggaggtggaagcttttcaatcgcctcaatttttgccttgtccacctccaacccatccttgcagaccttgtgcccaagcataattccttccttcaccatgaagtgacatttctctcaattaagcacgaggttcgtctcttcacatcttttcaatattttcTCCAAGTTGTtgagacagacttcgtatgttttcccatatacagagaagtcgtccatgaaaatttctatggagtcttcgagatattcaaaaaagatggccatcatacccCTTTGGAAAGTGCTCGGTGCATTGCAAAGGCCAAACGGCATGTGCCAAAACGCAAATGTTCCATACGAGCAAgtgaatgtggttttttcttgatcttcagaAGCAATCATGATCTGGTTATAGCTGGCATACTCATCCAAGAAGTAGTAGAAATCATTTTCAGCTAAGcggtctagcatttggtcgATAAAAAGCAAAGGGAAATGATTCTTCTTTGTTGCCGCATTTAAtttgtggtagtccatgcaaatccaCCATCCGATGACAGTCTTTTGTGGTATCAGTTCGTTAATTGCCTTAGGGACTACCATTATCCTTCCTTTTTTCGGCACGCATTGCATGAGGTTGACCCACGTGCTGTCAGTTATTGGGTAGATGATGCCTGCGTTTAACCACTTaattatctccttctttacgatctccttcatcgtagggttaagtctgcactgatgttcgatcgatcctttgtgATTCTCTTCGAGACGAATCCTATGCATGCAGTATGTGGGGTTAATTCCTTTAATGTCTGCGagtgtccagccaattgcttttacatactttctcagaatgctcagcagtgcattttcttggtcttcattaagtgcagaggaaatgattacAGGTAGCTTTTCATTCTTCCCCTGAAACGTATACTTTAGGTGGTTAGGAAGTGTCTTCAAATCTATTGttggtggttgttccaaggatggttttgttgtttttctttcttcattcactgtCGGCTTATCTTATTGGGAtgcgatcatctcatcttctttggttgttttttCTGTGATCGCATTTCATGCTACAATGGAAGCGATCGCATCCTCATCTTTATTTTCATCTTAAGGCTTCTCTTCGTCATTCACGCTTTATTCATTATCGGATTCATTGAAGTCTTCTTCAtcaggatatttcatggctaagataatgtcaaacctgagcttctgtccattcatgCTCAGTGTGATCTCTCCTTTATGTACATCAATCTAAGCacgaccagtggataaaaatggtcgccctagaatgatgggtacatccaTGTCTGCTTCGTAGTTCAGGATGATAAAGTCTGCTGGTAACATAAATTTTTCGATTGGAACTagaacatccttcaccttcctcTCTGGATGCACAAGAGATCGATCcgctaattggagagtcaccgtcgtgggcACAACCTGCctcacattcagctgcttgaaAATTGACAGGGGCATCAGGTTGATGTTGGCCGCGAGATCACATAACACTTGACTGATGTATAACCCTCCAATAGTGCAAGGTATAGTGAAACTTCTAGGGTCACACATTTTTGGAGagattatagattttgaacTTTGCGTCAAAGCCACCGTTGCGAACTTACTagtgcttttcttctttgtcAACATATCCTTTAAAAACTTCGCATAtgcaggcatctcctcaattACTTCAGTGAACGGAATGTCAATATGCAACTGTTTTAACATATCCGTGAAGCGTTGATAttgtacctcatcatttttgttctttttaagTCTCTGAGGGAATGGTGGCAGCTGTATTCTCACGGTCCCTTGTTCTTTCAGATCCGAGGTGGACGCAATCTTTGGTTCTTTtgtctctttttcttttgtttctccTCGAGTCATCACAATCTCTAGTTCCAGCACAATTAGAGCAGTCTGGGTTTGCTCTTTCTTCTCCCCTGCCACAGTCTTTCCGCTCCACAACGTCACCACTTGACGTTGCTCTTTTCCCGTACCCCCTGGGTTACATGGGAGTTCTATTGAACTCGGTAGGCCTATTCTTGAGTTCGCCCATAATCTGGCCCTTCTAAATTTCCAGGTTGTGGATAGACGTCGCTTAGTTTTGAAgcactgtttcattcttttcaatatattgcttcaacaaactttccaaAGAGGAAGATTGTGGCGCCTATGAACGCTGGCTTGATTTTGCGTTTGACCATTGGTTTGCGggaaaaatccgggtggccctTTTTTGTATGCcactaattgaaaattttgctgtTGATTTTTTCATGCGAAGTTAGGGTGGTTTTTCTACCCAGGGCTGTACGtgttagaaaatggattattcttcacaaaataaacTGACTGTGGGTTTCGCGGGCATTCCTCCATTTGATGTCCTTCACCGCAAGTAGCACAACTTGCGGTCATCTGGTTTATTGCGTTCACTTGCCCATTATGCGTTGCTGGGCTATTGATTGTGATTCCCtatatcaagttcatcatcgcaatcatttgactctgaagggatgcgatggctCCGTTATTCGCATCACTGtccttgattctcaatctttgatcgctttctctccaatcttcatcatttttagaaatgcgatcaaggatattcttggcctcatcataagttttatctaGCAGACCTCCAGTTGCTATCGTATTGGCAGCCGTCTGCGATGCAGGATTTAatccgtggtagaaaattttcatcTGTAAGTAGTCTAGTAGGCTGTTATGCGGACAATCTCTTAgtaacctcttaaacctcgcccaagcatcacaGAGTGATCGTTAttatcctgttcaaaattggtgatcaacTTTCTTCTTCTGCCATTCTCCGTCggagggaagtacttcttcataaacttctcaactacttgctcccatgatataatctcccctggttcgagagaataagcccattttcgtgcTTGATCAGGCaacaaaaatggaaacaaagttaatcgaacctcctcagtggagatgtttgggaacacaaagttattttcatttggtgctgcATTTCCTGGTTGTTCCGccatgttatctttctcttgttgttgttgttggcggctgTTTCTCAATCTTCGTtggaacgttctttcaatctctgggtcgtaattttCCAGAGATTGAAAGTTACAAAGAAAATCAGAAAATTACTATTAACACAACGTAAtgccgaagtccccagcaaTAGTgccaaaaaacttgatgcgttattttatgcgatgaaataatggtgtggAATGCAATGGTGGAATATGCATTGTGCaagcaagttttcttagcaagacccaagtataaatcctactgagttacctggtaagcccagggtcaaacacaaggACTAAGGAagacaatatgcgatggtaatttgcgatcactttgcggtaataattaaatcaatggtttggttggtttattgtttaaggtataaaaggTATGCAGtgaatttgagaaaagagtaattaaGCTTATTCTccacctcaaacacattactttacaatcatcttttagttctaagaccccgtgttcgaccttagatCATCTCCagaaacttgtgatctcgttatacttggtgagagagcaagaaaacttgtgacaggattaCATGATCATCGTATACACAATTAACGCATACTCTTCAAACCATCTCATGATCATCGCATGACCATTAACGCATATCAATTAGAAATGATCAACCTCGAAGCATACTGGTATTAAATGAGATGGCCGGAgaattgatgcgttattttatgcgatgaaataatgatgtAGAATGCaatggtggaatatgcgttgtgcaagcatgttttctcagcaagaaccaagtataaatcctactgagttgcctggtaagcccagggtcgaacacagggactaaggaagacaatatgcgatggtaattttagatcactttgcagtaacaattaaatcaatggtttggttggtttgttgtttaagatataaaaagtatgcagcggatttgagaaaagaataattatgcgatagatacactgagtatgcggaggaacgagttgagaaggtctttagctagcatttcttgagaatgcattcaagctatgcgatcatgctacactcatgcgacaacaaatcattttctaaTGCAAATACGATAGCTCCTAAatttaggacgcatgtgatgaatgtgataatgtctatagaacttatttctaagtctctacttcttgcctatacGATGACGATGCATACAAGGACAAGGCGACCGCAttcaatcatatcctatctctagggagcatgcgatgccttaatagcaaacaaagcttattccGAAGcttttatctcttgattatgcggttctaatctgactctcccgagcctagattctaatctgacttttccaagcctagattctatccttagactaccctcccgagtatttTCAATGGATAAATGACGCaaacataatacaagataatcacatagaatgaagatcccaggttatgctagctaagtgcttctcaacccattcaacaaatttagctactcatgcataactTACAaagagtggacagatataaagatgcaatttccattttataaataggttcagagtacaaaatgacaatggaaaataagggtagAAAGCctgtagcaattccttgcttcccaaggcttttacactgttttatCTCTATTCtacccaaaagatgttcttgcttccacaagagttggccctctctctgatttcGACGCTCCTCGGCACTCTTCCGTGTTCACCGTGATGATCTCTCGGTGTAAtctcccttctctcgcttctgccttctaagtaaaagaaaaactatgaacaaggctacttctatctataggGAAAATTCTGTAAAACTAAGCTAACTGTAAGAACTGGTCGAACTCTTTCAgtgaaggtggccttcgatatttatagagcttcagggtaaGAGGTTTTTCTCtcatatgattgcactgatgggatggcattaattctttgTCTAATGCGCCAAGTATTTGTCAccaagttgaatgtacttgctacagtaggtcgttaacaacttatcaacttaattcagaatcgaccgtcatcagctttctgtcccatcttgatttattaagctttcacccagatatGCCCACTTTGATGCACTCGCTCTATGGGCCACCTACTTGAGTAGATTTTTACGAGtgaaaatgatcgcatagccttgcggtcacaATCTCTGAATCCGCTCAGACGTTAATTTTCTCGAAtcgcatttccgccttgcgtcaacgcattttctacaaaaaaatacataagttagttgttttcatgcgatagacgcatgcgatcgcaatgttatgaatttaatacttttggacgcaatattgtatatttttaccatcacaatcctacattgttttataagtttgcactgtaataacgtgcatttctgttcGTTATCATGAATCTATAGATAAAACAACAAAAGTTGTCAATCGAGCTTAAGAATGCCTCGATTttgtgggagggttgttcaacagCCTGAACGATACatgagtttaacagaaacttaagtcatcatacttgatgatggcttagaggatcctttgacctttaaacaggcaatgtaaaatgtggataaagaccaatggataaaagcgatagacctagaaatggagtcaatgtacttcaattctgtctgggaacttatagatcaaccaaatgggggtaaaacctattggttgcaagtggatctacaagagaaagcgAAAGCAAACTagtaaggtgcaaacctataaaggcagactcgtggcaaaaggttttacccaaagaaaggggtagactataaagaaaccttctcctatgttgccatgattaaatctattagaatacttttattcattgtttcattttgtgattttgaaatatggaaaatggatgtcaagaaaacctttttgaatggtcatcttgatgaaagtatttatatgtcgcaaccagaagggttcattaaaCAGGGTGAAAAGCAAAAATtttacaagcttaatagatccatatacgggttaaaacaagcatcttgatcttagaataaaaatttgacactgcgatcaaatcttatggatttgaattgaatgttgacgaaccttgtgtttataagaagatagtcaacaagactgtagtttttctagtactttatgttcatgatatcttgctcatagGAATGAGACAGGATTCCTTGCTGACGTcaagagatggctagcatcgctatttcaaatgaaagatttaggaaatgcacagtatgttcttggaatccaaattgttcgaaatcgcaagaatagaataCTGGCACTATCTTAGTCTTCTTGTATTGGtaaaatgttgtcaagatatactatgcaaaattccaaaaaaggtatGTTGCCTTTTAGACACGGAATttatttgtctaaggaacaatgtcctaagacacctcaagaagttgagggagtgaaaagaattccttatgcatcagtagtcgggagtttgatgtacgatATGTTATGTATACGCCTAAACATATGCTTTCCAGTCGGAATAGTCAGCAGGTTTCAGTCCAACCGTGGACATAGCCATTGGATtgctgttaagaacatcctcatgtttcttcggagaatgaggaactatatgctcatgtatggtcctaagtatttgatttttataggATATgctgattttgattttcagattgatgtagattctaggaaatctacattGGGATCAGTTTTACTCTAAACAGAGGTCTACTGAAGAGATTGAAGGCCAATTTCGTGGAGCTTGCAAGGATTAAGTGAAAATCTACAAAGGTAGTAAAACTGAAACCATATTATTTTGAAACTATGAGTTTGCATGCTTGCTacttaaattaatgtaattagagtgcttaatgattctgttagctTCCATATATTGCATGTTTACTGATAGCACTGGAAATGTGCTATctttttttgctaaaaattcGGGTGTTTAGCaacttaatttggttaaattgaTCATTTTATAGGAATCAAGTGTACAAGTAGTTAGATCAACCGGTCGGGACAAAAAGGGCGCTAAAACGACGAATTTACGAGCTAAATTGATTAAATGACGAAGGAGTAAAACTGTTGCCCTGccaagtgttgcaacgctccaaaTAAGCTTAAGTTTAATGCTAGCTCAATGCTAGAAGGCAAAATGCTTGAGTGCAACGCTACCccaagcattgcaatgcttcgTAGATGACCCAATGCCACTATTGCACTACTCCCCAACGCTGCCCTCCAACGCTCTAAGATAGAAtaggcagcattgcaatgcccctggccagcgttgcaatgctatgtaGTTTGACGAACGCATAGCCCCAGCACACGTGACATGCAACGTCAGGCTAGCACTGCAACGCACACCTGACGCTCGACCATTATGCGCCGCAGCGTTGCATCGCTCTTCCTAGCGTTGCGACACTTTGGCAATTTTATAGAAGAATAATTTTAGGTCAGCCGTAAAGATCATCATCAACATCGTCCCAAGTACACAAATTCTTGAATGCAGTCGCTATATCCAGGATAACTTTAGCTTCCTTTTGACACCAAAATTCTATAAAAAttctttctctttgccaattgtATTGAATTCGAGCATGATCAGAGGCTAAAGGGTAAGAACTTAGCTTAGGTTTGTTAGTTTAGTTAGGTTCTAATTCAATTCTTGAGACTCGTATTGTAATTCTGTGAGTTTTTGTTATGAATATATGAGTATTTATCTTGaacttatttttcaatttttatgtatgagataatctgacaaattagccgtgcatgtttaattgattgctttgattggtcctaatttgtaatcgttaggtagtcATCACCTAGAAGCAAGAGTGAAGTTGGTTTGTTATGTTAATTTGGGATTCTAATTAGCAAGaatttactttctaacttagataaaatcTCGATCAATTAATTGGTTAGACGATGTAAATCAATTAATTGGCTTAGCTTTGCCCTTAATCTTAATGtctattgattgattgattggttGGCGATTCTCACTTTTTTGTTAATTAACCTGGTTTTATGGACTACTGGTTAGGATTCTAATTGAGTAGGCTAAGTTTTAATTCGAATGTTCTCACGCATCTTTAGAATAGTCCGTGATAGAATTGATGAGGAATGAACTAAACTATAATTATCCAAGCTAAGTATTTATTCATTTGGTAAATTATCACATTCTTTTACTTGCGCACTTTTGTTCTttaacaattttaattcaaaatttctcaCAACAAAACCCCCCTTTTTTGGTTACTTCTTACAAGTTCCAATCCTTGAGGAATCCATATTCGACTCCCTGTGGTTCGACCTTGAACTTACTACTTGTACTATTAATTAGTATAAGGGGTTAGTTCAGAGcatacaaattttttatttgcattCAACGCGTGTTTACGAACGACGGTAAATCTGTCGACTAGCCAAATTGGCACCGTTGCCTAGGAGCCAAACGAaatctttaatttttgaaatttataatatttatttttgctaatcaattttctcttttggTGCATGACCCACCCTCCCAAAGAAAGGAATGTGAGAGGAAGAGGACAAATCGGAGCGAGAGATATGATGAAGGAATGCGAAGAGCCAAAAGAAAGTTTGGGAAACATTagataaagagagagagagaggacaattgttgtaaaatattAATCATACATAATCAATGAATGGTAATCAAATTAACACCTGTCACCTACATTGAGTGTAACGTGGTAATGCCCCTAGATTCATTTTCTTCTCCATTTTGAGATGACATTTTCTTTCACTTCTCACTACATTATCCATTTAACTACCCCAACTTGTCACCCTTCATTTGTCCTT comes from Benincasa hispida cultivar B227 chromosome 2, ASM972705v1, whole genome shotgun sequence and encodes:
- the LOC120072182 gene encoding uncharacterized protein LOC120072182 encodes the protein MKQCFKTKRRLSTTWKFRRARLWANSRIGLPSSIELPCNPGGTGKEQRQVVTLWSGKTVAGEKKEQTQTALIVLELEIVMTRGETKEKETKEPKIASTSDLKEQGTVRIQLPPFPQRLKKNKNDEVQYQRFTDMLKQLHIDIPFTEVIEEMPAYAKFLKDMLTKKKSTSKFATVALTQSSKSIISPKMCDPRSFTIPCTIGGLYISQVLCDLAANINLMPLSIFKQLNVRQVVPTTVTLQLADRSLVHPERKVKDVLVPIEKFMLPADFIILNYEADMDVPIILGRPFLSTGRA